A portion of the Lampris incognitus isolate fLamInc1 chromosome 9, fLamInc1.hap2, whole genome shotgun sequence genome contains these proteins:
- the LOC130118041 gene encoding C-C chemokine receptor type 5 isoform X1: protein MDDSEPNSTTLDYGDYYDSTADYSPCNNSNVRDFGKVFLPTLYTLVFITGFIGNGLVAFVLMKNHNLTNLTDICLLNLSIADLLFVISLPFLAHYAAAAEWVFGDFLCRFVTSIFTLGFYNSTFIMVVMTLDRYVVIVHAHTLAHHRTLRVGMALTVFVWLLSMCISLPYMIFTQVRNDSSVLRCDYYTDSQGWKDFNILAMNIFGLLLPLLIMVACYSRIICTLVGMRSTKRHRSIKLIIIIVVIFFLFWAPYNITLFLTFLQSGKLLGNYCQREEAISFSIQVTETIAFTHCCLNPIIYAFVGQKFMRRVQRLLRNWFPCCSLLSSRDMSESSARSSVMSRPSDVTSTVVL, encoded by the exons ATGGACG ATTCTGAACCAAATTCAACTACATTAGACTATGGAGATTACTATGATTCCACCGCAGACTATTCTCCGTGCAATAACAGCAATGTGAGAGACTTTGGAAAGGTGTTCTTGCCGACGCTCTATACTTTAGTTTTCATCACTGGCTTCATAG GTAATGGCCTGGTGGCGTTTGTCCTGATGAAAAACCACAACCTGACCAATCTGACGGATATCTGCCTGCTCAACCTGTCTATCGCCGACCTGCTCTTCGTAATCTCACTTCCATTCCTCGCCCACTATGCCGCTGCTGCTGAATGGGTCTTCGGAGACTTCCTGTGCCGTTTTGTTACCAGTATCTTCACCCTGGGATTTTACAATAGCACCTTCATCATGGTTGTCATGACGCTGGATCGCTATGTGGTCATCGTCCACGCTCACACATTGGCACACCATCGCACATTGAGGGTAGGAATGGCTTTGACCGTGTTCGTGTGGCTGCTGAGCATGTGCATCTCCCTTCCCTACATGATCTTCACACAGGTGAGAAATGATTCGAGTGTGTTGAGGTGTGATTACTACACTGACAGCCAAGGCTGGAAGGATTTCAACATCCTAGCAATGAACATCTTTGGTCTCCTGCTTCCTCTGCTGATAATGGTAGCTTGCTACTCTCGGATCATCTGCACTTTGGTGGGGATGCGAAGCACCAAGAGGCACCGCTCTATCAAGTTGATCATCATCATCGTGGTCATATTTTTTTTGTTCTGGGCCCCGTATAACATCACCCTGTTCTTGACTTTTCTGCAGTCAGGAAAACTGCTTGGAAATTATTGCCAAAGGGAAGAAGCCATTAGCTTCTCAATACAAGTGACTGAGACTATTGCATTTACTCACTGCTGTCTGAACCCCATCATATATGCCTTTGTAGGACAGAAGTTCATGCGGCGTGTGCAGAGGCTGCTGAGGAATTGGTTTCCTTGTTGTTCCCTTCTCTCCTCCAGAGATATGTCAGAGAGCTCAGCCAGAAGCTCAGTTATGTCTAGACCCTCTGATGTCACCTCTACTGTCGTCCTCTAG
- the LOC130118041 gene encoding C-C chemokine receptor type 5 isoform X2, which translates to MDDSEPNSTTLDYGDYYDSTADYSPCNNSNVRDFGKVFLPTLYTLVFITGFIDFLCRFVTSIFTLGFYNSTFIMVVMTLDRYVVIVHAHTLAHHRTLRVGMALTVFVWLLSMCISLPYMIFTQVRNDSSVLRCDYYTDSQGWKDFNILAMNIFGLLLPLLIMVACYSRIICTLVGMRSTKRHRSIKLIIIIVVIFFLFWAPYNITLFLTFLQSGKLLGNYCQREEAISFSIQVTETIAFTHCCLNPIIYAFVGQKFMRRVQRLLRNWFPCCSLLSSRDMSESSARSSVMSRPSDVTSTVVL; encoded by the exons ATGGACG ATTCTGAACCAAATTCAACTACATTAGACTATGGAGATTACTATGATTCCACCGCAGACTATTCTCCGTGCAATAACAGCAATGTGAGAGACTTTGGAAAGGTGTTCTTGCCGACGCTCTATACTTTAGTTTTCATCACTGGCTTCATAG ACTTCCTGTGCCGTTTTGTTACCAGTATCTTCACCCTGGGATTTTACAATAGCACCTTCATCATGGTTGTCATGACGCTGGATCGCTATGTGGTCATCGTCCACGCTCACACATTGGCACACCATCGCACATTGAGGGTAGGAATGGCTTTGACCGTGTTCGTGTGGCTGCTGAGCATGTGCATCTCCCTTCCCTACATGATCTTCACACAGGTGAGAAATGATTCGAGTGTGTTGAGGTGTGATTACTACACTGACAGCCAAGGCTGGAAGGATTTCAACATCCTAGCAATGAACATCTTTGGTCTCCTGCTTCCTCTGCTGATAATGGTAGCTTGCTACTCTCGGATCATCTGCACTTTGGTGGGGATGCGAAGCACCAAGAGGCACCGCTCTATCAAGTTGATCATCATCATCGTGGTCATATTTTTTTTGTTCTGGGCCCCGTATAACATCACCCTGTTCTTGACTTTTCTGCAGTCAGGAAAACTGCTTGGAAATTATTGCCAAAGGGAAGAAGCCATTAGCTTCTCAATACAAGTGACTGAGACTATTGCATTTACTCACTGCTGTCTGAACCCCATCATATATGCCTTTGTAGGACAGAAGTTCATGCGGCGTGTGCAGAGGCTGCTGAGGAATTGGTTTCCTTGTTGTTCCCTTCTCTCCTCCAGAGATATGTCAGAGAGCTCAGCCAGAAGCTCAGTTATGTCTAGACCCTCTGATGTCACCTCTACTGTCGTCCTCTAG